Proteins encoded in a region of the Poecilia reticulata strain Guanapo linkage group LG14, Guppy_female_1.0+MT, whole genome shotgun sequence genome:
- the slc8a2a gene encoding sodium/calcium exchanger 2a isoform X4: MGLLSFHHGPLFFVFFFLLLLCYPCISIRPQVLERSSASEQPESSDNSTESEKRTCTGVVVCKPGILLPVWEPLNPPVGEQAGRAIVYFLSLMYIFLGVSIIADRFMASIEVITSQEKEVTITKPDGETTVKTVRVWNETVSNLTLMALGSSAPEILLSVIEVCGHNFNAGELGPGTIVGSAAFNMLVIIGLCVSVIPDGQSRKIKHLRVFFITAFWSIFAYIWLYLILAVISPGIVEVWEAVVTLLYFPICVMLAWIADRRLLFYKYMHKRYRADKRHGIVVEMEGDDSPKGIDVIMDGKLSDGSPGPGNSSSVTVSVQTGSELDHNKDEVVRILKDLKEKHPDKDLDQLIEMANYSALVHQKKSRAFYRVQATRRMIGAGNILKKHAADQKRRALGQDADKATCSHICFESVQYQCTENCGSVTLWVVLDGGTGQNTFYVDYCTENGSANAGSDYEFNKGTLTFKPGETRKEIKVGILDDDIFEEDEHFFVHLQNLRLEEGGSEGTGSPPKARLVEPLLATVTILDDDHAGIFTFGQQVLRVSESTGVLTVTVLRNSGSRGTVAVPYHTEDGSAKAGVDYEEARGEVEFTNEQTSQSLQICILNVEEYEKQENFFVVLEDPKWLKRGISGNPTPEEEEARRISEMGKPILGEHSRLEVIIQEACDFKNTVDQLLQDTNLAEVIGTHSWKEQFIGAVTVSAGDDDEEGQEQRTPNCFDYFMHILCVFWKILFAFVPPTEYWNGWACFIVSISVIGLLTAIIGDLASHFGCTVGLKDSVTAVVFVALGTSLPDTFASKVAATQDQYADASVGNVTGSNAVNVFLGIGLAWSVAAVYWEVKGKVFRVDPGSLAFSVTLFTIFAFFSMGVLMLRRRPSIGGELGGPRISKVLTSLLFFGLWFLYILFSSLEAYCHIQGF, from the exons ATGGGACTCCTCTCCTTTCACCACGGCCCACTCTTCTTcgtcttctttttcctcctcctcctgtgctACCCCTGCATTTCCATCAGGCCTCAAGTTCTCGAGCGATCGTCTGCGTCTGAACAACCTGAGTCTTCTGACAACTCCACAGAGTCTGAAAAGAGGACATGTACAGGTGTCGTGGTGTGTAAACCCGGCATCCTGCTGCCAGTCTGGGAGCCTCTCAACCCTCCAGTTGGGGAACAAGCAGGGAGGGCGATTGTGTACTTCCTTTCTCTCATGTACATATTCCTTGGAGTATCCATCATTGCAGACCGCTTCATGGCATCCATAGAAGTCATTACATCTCAG GAGAAGGAGGTGACCATTACCAAACCTGATGGGGAAACCACGGTGAAAACCGTGCGGGTCTGGAATGAAACCGTGTCCAACCTGACACTCATGGCCCTGGGCTCCTCCGCACCAGAGATCCTGCTCTCTGTTATTGAG GTGTGTGGGCACAACTTCAATGCCGGGGAGCTCGGCCCAGGCACCATAGTGGGAAGTGCGGCCTTTAACATGCTTGTGATAATTGGTCTGTGTGTGTCAGTAATTCCAGATGGACAGTCTCGCAAGATCAAACACCTGCGAGTGTTTTTTATCACAGCTTTCTGGAGCATCTTTGCATACATTTGGCTCTACCTCATTCTGGCCGTCATCTCCCCAGGGATTGTTGAG GTTTGGGAAGCTGTAGTAACACTGCTGTATTTTCCCATCTGTGTGATGTTGGCTTGGATCGCTGACCGCCGCCTGCTCTTTTACAAATACATGCATAAGAGATACCGTGCCGACAAGAGGCATGGGATTGTGGTGGAAATGGAGGGGGACGATTCCCCCAAAGGCATTGATGTTATCATGGACGGAAAGCTGTCAGACGGCAGTCCAGGCCCTGGAAACTCCTCTAGTGTGACGGTGTCCGTGCAGACAGGCAGTGAGCTGGACCATAACAAAGATGAG GTAGTCCGCATCTTGAAAGATCTGAAGGAGAAGCATCCAGATAAAGACCTGGACCAGCTGATCGAGATGGCCAACTACTCTGCCCTGGTCCACCAGAAGAAGAGTCGTGCCTTTTATCGTGTCCAAGCAACACGGAGGATGATCGGTGCTGGAAACATCTTAAAGAAGCACGCAGCAGATCAGAAGCGGCGCGCGCTGGGACAGGATGCGGACAAAGCGACGTGCTCACATATCTGTTTTGAAAGTGTCCAGTACCAATGCACGGAGAACTGCGGCTCTGTGACCCTTTGGGTGGTCCTCGATGGAGGCACAGGCCAAAACACGTTCTACGTGGATTACTGTACAGAAAACGGATCTGCCAACGCTGGATCAGACTATGAGTTTAACAAGGGAACTCTGACATTCAAACCAGGGGAAACCCGAAAAGAGATCAAG GTGGGGATTTTGGATGACGACATCTTTGAAGAGGATGAACATTTCTTTGTGCATCTTCAGAATCTGAGGTTagaggagggagggagcgaAGGGACTGGTTCTCCGCCCAAGGCCAGACTGGTGGAACCTCTGCTGGCCACAGTTACTATACTGGACGATGACCATGCTGGGATCTTTACCTTTGGGCAGCAGGTGCTGCGAGTGAGCGAGAGCACCGGTGTGCTGACAGTGACCGTGTTGAGGAACTCGGGCTCCAGGGGCACAGTAGCTGTGCCGTACCATACTGAGGATGGTAGTGCCAAGGCTGGAGTGGACTATGAGGAGGCCAGAGGGGAAGTGGAATTCACCAATGAACAGACAAG TCAGTCATTACagatatgcattttaaatgtggaGGAGTACGAAAAGCAGGAAAACTTCTTCGTTGTGCTTGAAGACCCCAAGTGGCTGAAGAGAGGAATTTCTG GTAATCCAACtcctgaggaggaagaggccaGGAGGATTTCTGAGATGGGCAAACCTATTCTAGGAGAGCACAGCAGACTAGAAGTCATCATACAAGAAGCCTGTGATTTTAAG AACACTGTGGATCAACTCCTCCAGGACACAAATCTAGCAGAAGTGATTGGGACTCACTCATGGAAAGAGCAGTTCATTGGAGCAGTCACAGTGAGCGCAG GTGATGATGACGAGGAGGGACAGGAGCAAAGAACGCCCAACTGCTTTGACTATTTTATGCACATACTTTGCGTTTTCTGGAAAATCTTATTTGCTTTTGTCCCGCCCACCGAGTACTGGAACGGCTGGGCGTGCTTTATTGTGTCCATCTCTGTCATCGGCCTCCTAACCGCCATCATCGGAGACCTGGCGTCGCATTTTGGCTGCACTGTTGGCCTCAAAGACTCTGTGACTGCTGTGGTCTTTGTGGCGCTGGGGACTTCACTTCCTG ACACCTTTGCCAGTAAAGTGGCTGCCACTCAGGACCAGTATGCAGACGCGTCCGTGGGGAACGTGACGGGAAGCAACGCAGTCAACGTGTTTCTGGGCATTGGCCTGGCCTGGTCCGTGGCTGCGGTATACTGGGAGGTGAAAGGGAAGGTCTTCCGCGTCGACCCTGGTTCCCTGGCCTTCTCGGTCACACTCTTCACTATTTTTGCGTTCTTCAGCATGGGTGTGCTGATGCTACGCAGGAGGCCGTCCATAGGAGGCGAACTCGGCGGTCCGAGGATTTCCAAGGTCCTCACCTCGCTGCTCTTCTTCGGACTCTGGTTCCTGTACATCCTCTTCTCCAGCCTGGAGGCCTATTGCCATATACAAGGATTCTGA
- the slc8a2a gene encoding sodium/calcium exchanger 2a isoform X2 yields MGLLSFHHGPLFFVFFFLLLLCYPCISIRPQVLERSSASEQPESSDNSTESEKRTCTGVVVCKPGILLPVWEPLNPPVGEQAGRAIVYFLSLMYIFLGVSIIADRFMASIEVITSQEKEVTITKPDGETTVKTVRVWNETVSNLTLMALGSSAPEILLSVIEVCGHNFNAGELGPGTIVGSAAFNMLVIIGLCVSVIPDGQSRKIKHLRVFFITAFWSIFAYIWLYLILAVISPGIVEVWEAVVTLLYFPICVMLAWIADRRLLFYKYMHKRYRADKRHGIVVEMEGDDSPKGIDVIMDGKLSDGSPGPGNSSSVTVSVQTGSELDHNKDEVVRILKDLKEKHPDKDLDQLIEMANYSALVHQKKSRAFYRVQATRRMIGAGNILKKHAADQKRRALGQDADKATCSHICFESVQYQCTENCGSVTLWVVLDGGTGQNTFYVDYCTENGSANAGSDYEFNKGTLTFKPGETRKEIKVGILDDDIFEEDEHFFVHLQNLRLEEGGSEGTGSPPKARLVEPLLATVTILDDDHAGIFTFGQQVLRVSESTGVLTVTVLRNSGSRGTVAVPYHTEDGSAKAGVDYEEARGEVEFTNEQTSQSLQICILNVEEYEKQENFFVVLEDPKWLKRGISGNPTPEEEEARRISEMGKPILGEHSRLEVIIQEACDFKTPNGVIDQNTVDQLLQDTNLAEVIGTHSWKEQFIGAVTVSAGDDDEEGQEQRTPNCFDYFMHILCVFWKILFAFVPPTEYWNGWACFIVSISVIGLLTAIIGDLASHFGCTVGLKDSVTAVVFVALGTSLPDTFASKVAATQDQYADASVGNVTGSNAVNVFLGIGLAWSVAAVYWEVKGKVFRVDPGSLAFSVTLFTIFAFFSMGVLMLRRRPSIGGELGGPRISKVLTSLLFFGLWFLYILFSSLEAYCHIQGF; encoded by the exons ATGGGACTCCTCTCCTTTCACCACGGCCCACTCTTCTTcgtcttctttttcctcctcctcctgtgctACCCCTGCATTTCCATCAGGCCTCAAGTTCTCGAGCGATCGTCTGCGTCTGAACAACCTGAGTCTTCTGACAACTCCACAGAGTCTGAAAAGAGGACATGTACAGGTGTCGTGGTGTGTAAACCCGGCATCCTGCTGCCAGTCTGGGAGCCTCTCAACCCTCCAGTTGGGGAACAAGCAGGGAGGGCGATTGTGTACTTCCTTTCTCTCATGTACATATTCCTTGGAGTATCCATCATTGCAGACCGCTTCATGGCATCCATAGAAGTCATTACATCTCAG GAGAAGGAGGTGACCATTACCAAACCTGATGGGGAAACCACGGTGAAAACCGTGCGGGTCTGGAATGAAACCGTGTCCAACCTGACACTCATGGCCCTGGGCTCCTCCGCACCAGAGATCCTGCTCTCTGTTATTGAG GTGTGTGGGCACAACTTCAATGCCGGGGAGCTCGGCCCAGGCACCATAGTGGGAAGTGCGGCCTTTAACATGCTTGTGATAATTGGTCTGTGTGTGTCAGTAATTCCAGATGGACAGTCTCGCAAGATCAAACACCTGCGAGTGTTTTTTATCACAGCTTTCTGGAGCATCTTTGCATACATTTGGCTCTACCTCATTCTGGCCGTCATCTCCCCAGGGATTGTTGAG GTTTGGGAAGCTGTAGTAACACTGCTGTATTTTCCCATCTGTGTGATGTTGGCTTGGATCGCTGACCGCCGCCTGCTCTTTTACAAATACATGCATAAGAGATACCGTGCCGACAAGAGGCATGGGATTGTGGTGGAAATGGAGGGGGACGATTCCCCCAAAGGCATTGATGTTATCATGGACGGAAAGCTGTCAGACGGCAGTCCAGGCCCTGGAAACTCCTCTAGTGTGACGGTGTCCGTGCAGACAGGCAGTGAGCTGGACCATAACAAAGATGAG GTAGTCCGCATCTTGAAAGATCTGAAGGAGAAGCATCCAGATAAAGACCTGGACCAGCTGATCGAGATGGCCAACTACTCTGCCCTGGTCCACCAGAAGAAGAGTCGTGCCTTTTATCGTGTCCAAGCAACACGGAGGATGATCGGTGCTGGAAACATCTTAAAGAAGCACGCAGCAGATCAGAAGCGGCGCGCGCTGGGACAGGATGCGGACAAAGCGACGTGCTCACATATCTGTTTTGAAAGTGTCCAGTACCAATGCACGGAGAACTGCGGCTCTGTGACCCTTTGGGTGGTCCTCGATGGAGGCACAGGCCAAAACACGTTCTACGTGGATTACTGTACAGAAAACGGATCTGCCAACGCTGGATCAGACTATGAGTTTAACAAGGGAACTCTGACATTCAAACCAGGGGAAACCCGAAAAGAGATCAAG GTGGGGATTTTGGATGACGACATCTTTGAAGAGGATGAACATTTCTTTGTGCATCTTCAGAATCTGAGGTTagaggagggagggagcgaAGGGACTGGTTCTCCGCCCAAGGCCAGACTGGTGGAACCTCTGCTGGCCACAGTTACTATACTGGACGATGACCATGCTGGGATCTTTACCTTTGGGCAGCAGGTGCTGCGAGTGAGCGAGAGCACCGGTGTGCTGACAGTGACCGTGTTGAGGAACTCGGGCTCCAGGGGCACAGTAGCTGTGCCGTACCATACTGAGGATGGTAGTGCCAAGGCTGGAGTGGACTATGAGGAGGCCAGAGGGGAAGTGGAATTCACCAATGAACAGACAAG TCAGTCATTACagatatgcattttaaatgtggaGGAGTACGAAAAGCAGGAAAACTTCTTCGTTGTGCTTGAAGACCCCAAGTGGCTGAAGAGAGGAATTTCTG GTAATCCAACtcctgaggaggaagaggccaGGAGGATTTCTGAGATGGGCAAACCTATTCTAGGAGAGCACAGCAGACTAGAAGTCATCATACAAGAAGCCTGTGATTTTAAG ACTCCCAATGGAGTCATAGACCAG AACACTGTGGATCAACTCCTCCAGGACACAAATCTAGCAGAAGTGATTGGGACTCACTCATGGAAAGAGCAGTTCATTGGAGCAGTCACAGTGAGCGCAG GTGATGATGACGAGGAGGGACAGGAGCAAAGAACGCCCAACTGCTTTGACTATTTTATGCACATACTTTGCGTTTTCTGGAAAATCTTATTTGCTTTTGTCCCGCCCACCGAGTACTGGAACGGCTGGGCGTGCTTTATTGTGTCCATCTCTGTCATCGGCCTCCTAACCGCCATCATCGGAGACCTGGCGTCGCATTTTGGCTGCACTGTTGGCCTCAAAGACTCTGTGACTGCTGTGGTCTTTGTGGCGCTGGGGACTTCACTTCCTG ACACCTTTGCCAGTAAAGTGGCTGCCACTCAGGACCAGTATGCAGACGCGTCCGTGGGGAACGTGACGGGAAGCAACGCAGTCAACGTGTTTCTGGGCATTGGCCTGGCCTGGTCCGTGGCTGCGGTATACTGGGAGGTGAAAGGGAAGGTCTTCCGCGTCGACCCTGGTTCCCTGGCCTTCTCGGTCACACTCTTCACTATTTTTGCGTTCTTCAGCATGGGTGTGCTGATGCTACGCAGGAGGCCGTCCATAGGAGGCGAACTCGGCGGTCCGAGGATTTCCAAGGTCCTCACCTCGCTGCTCTTCTTCGGACTCTGGTTCCTGTACATCCTCTTCTCCAGCCTGGAGGCCTATTGCCATATACAAGGATTCTGA
- the slc8a2a gene encoding sodium/calcium exchanger 2a isoform X3, with translation MGLLSFHHGPLFFVFFFLLLLCYPCISIRPQVLERSSASEQPESSDNSTESEKRTCTGVVVCKPGILLPVWEPLNPPVGEQAGRAIVYFLSLMYIFLGVSIIADRFMASIEVITSQEKEVTITKPDGETTVKTVRVWNETVSNLTLMALGSSAPEILLSVIEVCGHNFNAGELGPGTIVGSAAFNMLVIIGLCVSVIPDGQSRKIKHLRVFFITAFWSIFAYIWLYLILAVISPGIVEVWEAVVTLLYFPICVMLAWIADRRLLFYKYMHKRYRADKRHGIVVEMEGDDSPKGIDVIMDGKLSDGSPGPGNSSSVTVSVQTGSELDHNKDEVVRILKDLKEKHPDKDLDQLIEMANYSALVHQKKSRAFYRVQATRRMIGAGNILKKHAADQKRRALGQDADKATCSHICFESVQYQCTENCGSVTLWVVLDGGTGQNTFYVDYCTENGSANAGSDYEFNKGTLTFKPGETRKEIKVGILDDDIFEEDEHFFVHLQNLRLEEGGSEGTGSPPKARLVEPLLATVTILDDDHAGIFTFGQQVLRVSESTGVLTVTVLRNSGSRGTVAVPYHTEDGSAKAGVDYEEARGEVEFTNEQTSQSLQICILNVEEYEKQENFFVVLEDPKWLKRGISALLLNQGNPTPEEEEARRISEMGKPILGEHSRLEVIIQEACDFKNTVDQLLQDTNLAEVIGTHSWKEQFIGAVTVSAGDDDEEGQEQRTPNCFDYFMHILCVFWKILFAFVPPTEYWNGWACFIVSISVIGLLTAIIGDLASHFGCTVGLKDSVTAVVFVALGTSLPDTFASKVAATQDQYADASVGNVTGSNAVNVFLGIGLAWSVAAVYWEVKGKVFRVDPGSLAFSVTLFTIFAFFSMGVLMLRRRPSIGGELGGPRISKVLTSLLFFGLWFLYILFSSLEAYCHIQGF, from the exons ATGGGACTCCTCTCCTTTCACCACGGCCCACTCTTCTTcgtcttctttttcctcctcctcctgtgctACCCCTGCATTTCCATCAGGCCTCAAGTTCTCGAGCGATCGTCTGCGTCTGAACAACCTGAGTCTTCTGACAACTCCACAGAGTCTGAAAAGAGGACATGTACAGGTGTCGTGGTGTGTAAACCCGGCATCCTGCTGCCAGTCTGGGAGCCTCTCAACCCTCCAGTTGGGGAACAAGCAGGGAGGGCGATTGTGTACTTCCTTTCTCTCATGTACATATTCCTTGGAGTATCCATCATTGCAGACCGCTTCATGGCATCCATAGAAGTCATTACATCTCAG GAGAAGGAGGTGACCATTACCAAACCTGATGGGGAAACCACGGTGAAAACCGTGCGGGTCTGGAATGAAACCGTGTCCAACCTGACACTCATGGCCCTGGGCTCCTCCGCACCAGAGATCCTGCTCTCTGTTATTGAG GTGTGTGGGCACAACTTCAATGCCGGGGAGCTCGGCCCAGGCACCATAGTGGGAAGTGCGGCCTTTAACATGCTTGTGATAATTGGTCTGTGTGTGTCAGTAATTCCAGATGGACAGTCTCGCAAGATCAAACACCTGCGAGTGTTTTTTATCACAGCTTTCTGGAGCATCTTTGCATACATTTGGCTCTACCTCATTCTGGCCGTCATCTCCCCAGGGATTGTTGAG GTTTGGGAAGCTGTAGTAACACTGCTGTATTTTCCCATCTGTGTGATGTTGGCTTGGATCGCTGACCGCCGCCTGCTCTTTTACAAATACATGCATAAGAGATACCGTGCCGACAAGAGGCATGGGATTGTGGTGGAAATGGAGGGGGACGATTCCCCCAAAGGCATTGATGTTATCATGGACGGAAAGCTGTCAGACGGCAGTCCAGGCCCTGGAAACTCCTCTAGTGTGACGGTGTCCGTGCAGACAGGCAGTGAGCTGGACCATAACAAAGATGAG GTAGTCCGCATCTTGAAAGATCTGAAGGAGAAGCATCCAGATAAAGACCTGGACCAGCTGATCGAGATGGCCAACTACTCTGCCCTGGTCCACCAGAAGAAGAGTCGTGCCTTTTATCGTGTCCAAGCAACACGGAGGATGATCGGTGCTGGAAACATCTTAAAGAAGCACGCAGCAGATCAGAAGCGGCGCGCGCTGGGACAGGATGCGGACAAAGCGACGTGCTCACATATCTGTTTTGAAAGTGTCCAGTACCAATGCACGGAGAACTGCGGCTCTGTGACCCTTTGGGTGGTCCTCGATGGAGGCACAGGCCAAAACACGTTCTACGTGGATTACTGTACAGAAAACGGATCTGCCAACGCTGGATCAGACTATGAGTTTAACAAGGGAACTCTGACATTCAAACCAGGGGAAACCCGAAAAGAGATCAAG GTGGGGATTTTGGATGACGACATCTTTGAAGAGGATGAACATTTCTTTGTGCATCTTCAGAATCTGAGGTTagaggagggagggagcgaAGGGACTGGTTCTCCGCCCAAGGCCAGACTGGTGGAACCTCTGCTGGCCACAGTTACTATACTGGACGATGACCATGCTGGGATCTTTACCTTTGGGCAGCAGGTGCTGCGAGTGAGCGAGAGCACCGGTGTGCTGACAGTGACCGTGTTGAGGAACTCGGGCTCCAGGGGCACAGTAGCTGTGCCGTACCATACTGAGGATGGTAGTGCCAAGGCTGGAGTGGACTATGAGGAGGCCAGAGGGGAAGTGGAATTCACCAATGAACAGACAAG TCAGTCATTACagatatgcattttaaatgtggaGGAGTACGAAAAGCAGGAAAACTTCTTCGTTGTGCTTGAAGACCCCAAGTGGCTGAAGAGAGGAATTTCTG CTCTACTACTGAACCAGG GTAATCCAACtcctgaggaggaagaggccaGGAGGATTTCTGAGATGGGCAAACCTATTCTAGGAGAGCACAGCAGACTAGAAGTCATCATACAAGAAGCCTGTGATTTTAAG AACACTGTGGATCAACTCCTCCAGGACACAAATCTAGCAGAAGTGATTGGGACTCACTCATGGAAAGAGCAGTTCATTGGAGCAGTCACAGTGAGCGCAG GTGATGATGACGAGGAGGGACAGGAGCAAAGAACGCCCAACTGCTTTGACTATTTTATGCACATACTTTGCGTTTTCTGGAAAATCTTATTTGCTTTTGTCCCGCCCACCGAGTACTGGAACGGCTGGGCGTGCTTTATTGTGTCCATCTCTGTCATCGGCCTCCTAACCGCCATCATCGGAGACCTGGCGTCGCATTTTGGCTGCACTGTTGGCCTCAAAGACTCTGTGACTGCTGTGGTCTTTGTGGCGCTGGGGACTTCACTTCCTG ACACCTTTGCCAGTAAAGTGGCTGCCACTCAGGACCAGTATGCAGACGCGTCCGTGGGGAACGTGACGGGAAGCAACGCAGTCAACGTGTTTCTGGGCATTGGCCTGGCCTGGTCCGTGGCTGCGGTATACTGGGAGGTGAAAGGGAAGGTCTTCCGCGTCGACCCTGGTTCCCTGGCCTTCTCGGTCACACTCTTCACTATTTTTGCGTTCTTCAGCATGGGTGTGCTGATGCTACGCAGGAGGCCGTCCATAGGAGGCGAACTCGGCGGTCCGAGGATTTCCAAGGTCCTCACCTCGCTGCTCTTCTTCGGACTCTGGTTCCTGTACATCCTCTTCTCCAGCCTGGAGGCCTATTGCCATATACAAGGATTCTGA
- the slc8a2a gene encoding sodium/calcium exchanger 2a isoform X1: MGLLSFHHGPLFFVFFFLLLLCYPCISIRPQVLERSSASEQPESSDNSTESEKRTCTGVVVCKPGILLPVWEPLNPPVGEQAGRAIVYFLSLMYIFLGVSIIADRFMASIEVITSQEKEVTITKPDGETTVKTVRVWNETVSNLTLMALGSSAPEILLSVIEVCGHNFNAGELGPGTIVGSAAFNMLVIIGLCVSVIPDGQSRKIKHLRVFFITAFWSIFAYIWLYLILAVISPGIVEVWEAVVTLLYFPICVMLAWIADRRLLFYKYMHKRYRADKRHGIVVEMEGDDSPKGIDVIMDGKLSDGSPGPGNSSSVTVSVQTGSELDHNKDEVVRILKDLKEKHPDKDLDQLIEMANYSALVHQKKSRAFYRVQATRRMIGAGNILKKHAADQKRRALGQDADKATCSHICFESVQYQCTENCGSVTLWVVLDGGTGQNTFYVDYCTENGSANAGSDYEFNKGTLTFKPGETRKEIKVGILDDDIFEEDEHFFVHLQNLRLEEGGSEGTGSPPKARLVEPLLATVTILDDDHAGIFTFGQQVLRVSESTGVLTVTVLRNSGSRGTVAVPYHTEDGSAKAGVDYEEARGEVEFTNEQTSQSLQICILNVEEYEKQENFFVVLEDPKWLKRGISALLLNQGNPTPEEEEARRISEMGKPILGEHSRLEVIIQEACDFKTPNGVIDQNTVDQLLQDTNLAEVIGTHSWKEQFIGAVTVSAGDDDEEGQEQRTPNCFDYFMHILCVFWKILFAFVPPTEYWNGWACFIVSISVIGLLTAIIGDLASHFGCTVGLKDSVTAVVFVALGTSLPDTFASKVAATQDQYADASVGNVTGSNAVNVFLGIGLAWSVAAVYWEVKGKVFRVDPGSLAFSVTLFTIFAFFSMGVLMLRRRPSIGGELGGPRISKVLTSLLFFGLWFLYILFSSLEAYCHIQGF; encoded by the exons ATGGGACTCCTCTCCTTTCACCACGGCCCACTCTTCTTcgtcttctttttcctcctcctcctgtgctACCCCTGCATTTCCATCAGGCCTCAAGTTCTCGAGCGATCGTCTGCGTCTGAACAACCTGAGTCTTCTGACAACTCCACAGAGTCTGAAAAGAGGACATGTACAGGTGTCGTGGTGTGTAAACCCGGCATCCTGCTGCCAGTCTGGGAGCCTCTCAACCCTCCAGTTGGGGAACAAGCAGGGAGGGCGATTGTGTACTTCCTTTCTCTCATGTACATATTCCTTGGAGTATCCATCATTGCAGACCGCTTCATGGCATCCATAGAAGTCATTACATCTCAG GAGAAGGAGGTGACCATTACCAAACCTGATGGGGAAACCACGGTGAAAACCGTGCGGGTCTGGAATGAAACCGTGTCCAACCTGACACTCATGGCCCTGGGCTCCTCCGCACCAGAGATCCTGCTCTCTGTTATTGAG GTGTGTGGGCACAACTTCAATGCCGGGGAGCTCGGCCCAGGCACCATAGTGGGAAGTGCGGCCTTTAACATGCTTGTGATAATTGGTCTGTGTGTGTCAGTAATTCCAGATGGACAGTCTCGCAAGATCAAACACCTGCGAGTGTTTTTTATCACAGCTTTCTGGAGCATCTTTGCATACATTTGGCTCTACCTCATTCTGGCCGTCATCTCCCCAGGGATTGTTGAG GTTTGGGAAGCTGTAGTAACACTGCTGTATTTTCCCATCTGTGTGATGTTGGCTTGGATCGCTGACCGCCGCCTGCTCTTTTACAAATACATGCATAAGAGATACCGTGCCGACAAGAGGCATGGGATTGTGGTGGAAATGGAGGGGGACGATTCCCCCAAAGGCATTGATGTTATCATGGACGGAAAGCTGTCAGACGGCAGTCCAGGCCCTGGAAACTCCTCTAGTGTGACGGTGTCCGTGCAGACAGGCAGTGAGCTGGACCATAACAAAGATGAG GTAGTCCGCATCTTGAAAGATCTGAAGGAGAAGCATCCAGATAAAGACCTGGACCAGCTGATCGAGATGGCCAACTACTCTGCCCTGGTCCACCAGAAGAAGAGTCGTGCCTTTTATCGTGTCCAAGCAACACGGAGGATGATCGGTGCTGGAAACATCTTAAAGAAGCACGCAGCAGATCAGAAGCGGCGCGCGCTGGGACAGGATGCGGACAAAGCGACGTGCTCACATATCTGTTTTGAAAGTGTCCAGTACCAATGCACGGAGAACTGCGGCTCTGTGACCCTTTGGGTGGTCCTCGATGGAGGCACAGGCCAAAACACGTTCTACGTGGATTACTGTACAGAAAACGGATCTGCCAACGCTGGATCAGACTATGAGTTTAACAAGGGAACTCTGACATTCAAACCAGGGGAAACCCGAAAAGAGATCAAG GTGGGGATTTTGGATGACGACATCTTTGAAGAGGATGAACATTTCTTTGTGCATCTTCAGAATCTGAGGTTagaggagggagggagcgaAGGGACTGGTTCTCCGCCCAAGGCCAGACTGGTGGAACCTCTGCTGGCCACAGTTACTATACTGGACGATGACCATGCTGGGATCTTTACCTTTGGGCAGCAGGTGCTGCGAGTGAGCGAGAGCACCGGTGTGCTGACAGTGACCGTGTTGAGGAACTCGGGCTCCAGGGGCACAGTAGCTGTGCCGTACCATACTGAGGATGGTAGTGCCAAGGCTGGAGTGGACTATGAGGAGGCCAGAGGGGAAGTGGAATTCACCAATGAACAGACAAG TCAGTCATTACagatatgcattttaaatgtggaGGAGTACGAAAAGCAGGAAAACTTCTTCGTTGTGCTTGAAGACCCCAAGTGGCTGAAGAGAGGAATTTCTG CTCTACTACTGAACCAGG GTAATCCAACtcctgaggaggaagaggccaGGAGGATTTCTGAGATGGGCAAACCTATTCTAGGAGAGCACAGCAGACTAGAAGTCATCATACAAGAAGCCTGTGATTTTAAG ACTCCCAATGGAGTCATAGACCAG AACACTGTGGATCAACTCCTCCAGGACACAAATCTAGCAGAAGTGATTGGGACTCACTCATGGAAAGAGCAGTTCATTGGAGCAGTCACAGTGAGCGCAG GTGATGATGACGAGGAGGGACAGGAGCAAAGAACGCCCAACTGCTTTGACTATTTTATGCACATACTTTGCGTTTTCTGGAAAATCTTATTTGCTTTTGTCCCGCCCACCGAGTACTGGAACGGCTGGGCGTGCTTTATTGTGTCCATCTCTGTCATCGGCCTCCTAACCGCCATCATCGGAGACCTGGCGTCGCATTTTGGCTGCACTGTTGGCCTCAAAGACTCTGTGACTGCTGTGGTCTTTGTGGCGCTGGGGACTTCACTTCCTG ACACCTTTGCCAGTAAAGTGGCTGCCACTCAGGACCAGTATGCAGACGCGTCCGTGGGGAACGTGACGGGAAGCAACGCAGTCAACGTGTTTCTGGGCATTGGCCTGGCCTGGTCCGTGGCTGCGGTATACTGGGAGGTGAAAGGGAAGGTCTTCCGCGTCGACCCTGGTTCCCTGGCCTTCTCGGTCACACTCTTCACTATTTTTGCGTTCTTCAGCATGGGTGTGCTGATGCTACGCAGGAGGCCGTCCATAGGAGGCGAACTCGGCGGTCCGAGGATTTCCAAGGTCCTCACCTCGCTGCTCTTCTTCGGACTCTGGTTCCTGTACATCCTCTTCTCCAGCCTGGAGGCCTATTGCCATATACAAGGATTCTGA